A single region of the Elizabethkingia sp. JS20170427COW genome encodes:
- the lysA gene encoding diaminopimelate decarboxylase, which translates to MNNQDLLKIAEEYGTPVYVYNTEKIQEQYKKLSSSFDEKTRFFYAAKALTNINILKYVQTLGANVDCVSINEVKLGLKAGFTPDRILFTPNCVDITEIEEAMKLGVHVNIDNISILEQFGNKYGDSYPIFIRINPHIFAGGNYKISTGHIDSKFGISIHQLRHIIRIVKTTGVRVEGLHMHTGSEIKDIDVFIQGLEIMFQLIEDFPNIKYIDMGSGFKVPYQDGEMETDVKALGKKVLKAVNQFKKETGKDFELWFEPGKYLVSDCGTFLVRANVIKQTTATVFVGVNTGFNHLIRPMFYDSYHKIENLTNAKGKERIYTVVGNICETDTFAWDRKINEVREGDILVFRNAGAYGFEMSSNFNSRLKPAEVMFHEGKAHLIRQREVFEDLLKNQIEVL; encoded by the coding sequence ATGAACAATCAAGACTTGTTAAAAATCGCAGAAGAATACGGAACTCCCGTATATGTGTACAACACCGAAAAAATTCAAGAGCAATATAAAAAGTTGAGCTCTTCTTTTGATGAAAAGACTAGATTTTTCTATGCTGCCAAGGCTTTAACCAACATCAATATTCTGAAGTATGTACAGACGCTAGGAGCTAATGTAGATTGCGTTAGCATCAACGAAGTTAAACTAGGTTTAAAAGCCGGCTTTACTCCGGACAGAATCCTCTTCACTCCTAACTGTGTGGACATCACAGAAATTGAGGAGGCTATGAAGCTTGGCGTGCATGTAAATATCGACAATATCTCTATCCTAGAGCAATTTGGCAATAAATATGGAGATAGTTATCCTATTTTTATCCGTATCAACCCGCATATTTTTGCTGGAGGAAATTATAAAATCTCTACAGGGCATATCGATAGTAAGTTTGGGATTTCCATTCACCAGCTTCGCCACATTATCCGTATAGTAAAAACTACAGGGGTAAGAGTGGAAGGCTTACATATGCACACCGGAAGTGAGATTAAAGATATCGACGTTTTCATACAAGGTTTGGAAATCATGTTCCAACTAATAGAAGATTTCCCAAATATCAAATATATCGATATGGGAAGTGGATTTAAAGTTCCTTACCAAGATGGAGAAATGGAAACCGATGTTAAAGCTTTAGGTAAAAAAGTACTGAAAGCTGTTAACCAGTTTAAAAAAGAAACAGGAAAAGACTTTGAACTTTGGTTCGAGCCAGGAAAATACTTGGTAAGTGATTGTGGAACTTTCTTAGTAAGGGCTAATGTAATCAAGCAAACTACGGCAACCGTTTTTGTGGGAGTAAATACTGGTTTCAACCACCTGATTCGCCCAATGTTTTATGACTCTTACCACAAAATAGAAAATCTTACCAATGCCAAAGGTAAAGAGCGTATCTATACTGTAGTAGGAAATATTTGTGAAACCGATACTTTTGCTTGGGATAGAAAAATAAATGAAGTAAGAGAAGGGGACATCTTGGTGTTCAGGAATGCAGGAGCTTATGGTTTTGAAATGAGTTCTAATTTCAATAGTAGATTGAAACCTGCAGAAGTAATGTTCCACGAAGGGAAAGCTCATCTTATCCGTCAACGTGAAGTGTTTGAAGATCTTTTGAAAAATCAAATAGAGGTTTTATAA
- a CDS encoding folylpolyglutamate synthase/dihydrofolate synthase family protein, whose product MTTQEYQEALDWLFVQMPNYQINGEKAYKPGLENITKLSAFFGNPQDSLKMIHIGGTNGKGSTSNMLASILQEQGYKVGLYNSPHLIDFTERIKVNGNNADKNFVFEFIQKLRNGLPKEIHPSFFEFTTIMAFEYFKQQNVDYAIIEVGLGGRLDSTNIISPIATAITNVALDHMNILGNTVAKIAKEKAGIIKTGIPIVCGDDSSEVSEIIRERAFDVSAPYINASALSTDYKSDLQGIYQQKNIKTVIALVAVLRSLNIEISEQSLIQGLLNIQKNTRFIGRWYQFSENPLTICDTGHNQAGLEFVFKQLESYSQKKHIILGFVNDKKIDEVIPLLPKNEKFYFVKPNISRGRNPHEYEDLLKKENLNYLIFNTVQEGYLTALKNSNSEDLIFIGGSNFVIGDFLEKNLESKK is encoded by the coding sequence ATGACTACGCAAGAATACCAAGAAGCCCTAGATTGGCTTTTTGTTCAAATGCCGAATTATCAAATCAACGGAGAAAAGGCTTACAAACCAGGCCTAGAAAACATCACCAAACTATCCGCTTTCTTTGGAAACCCTCAGGATTCTTTAAAAATGATCCATATTGGTGGTACTAACGGAAAAGGCTCTACCAGTAATATGCTTGCCTCTATTTTACAAGAACAAGGCTACAAAGTGGGCTTATATAATTCTCCTCACCTCATCGATTTTACCGAAAGAATTAAAGTAAACGGAAATAACGCAGATAAAAATTTTGTTTTTGAATTCATCCAAAAACTTAGAAATGGACTTCCTAAAGAAATCCACCCTTCTTTCTTTGAGTTTACTACTATTATGGCATTCGAGTATTTTAAACAACAAAATGTAGATTATGCTATTATAGAAGTGGGATTGGGCGGAAGGTTAGATTCTACTAATATTATTTCTCCTATTGCTACAGCAATCACCAATGTTGCTCTAGATCATATGAATATCCTAGGAAATACTGTTGCTAAAATCGCGAAAGAAAAAGCTGGTATTATCAAAACAGGTATTCCTATCGTATGTGGAGACGATAGCTCTGAGGTTTCCGAAATCATCCGAGAAAGAGCTTTTGATGTAAGTGCCCCTTATATCAATGCATCTGCTCTCTCTACTGATTATAAGTCCGATTTGCAAGGAATTTACCAACAAAAAAATATCAAAACCGTTATTGCACTAGTTGCTGTCCTACGATCTTTAAATATTGAAATTAGTGAACAGTCTCTTATTCAAGGGTTGTTGAATATCCAAAAAAACACTCGTTTCATCGGAAGATGGTATCAGTTTTCCGAAAATCCACTTACAATTTGTGATACTGGGCATAACCAAGCGGGATTAGAATTTGTTTTTAAACAACTGGAAAGCTATTCTCAAAAAAAACATATCATCCTAGGCTTTGTAAACGATAAAAAAATAGACGAAGTTATCCCTTTGCTACCTAAAAATGAAAAATTTTATTTTGTAAAGCCAAATATTTCCAGAGGAAGAAATCCACATGAGTATGAAGATTTACTGAAAAAAGAAAACCTCAATTATCTAATTTTCAACACCGTACAAGAAGGCTATTTAACAGCCTTAAAAAACTCAAATTCTGAAGATCTTATTTTTATTGGAGGGAGCAATTTTGTTATCGGAGATTTTTTAGAAAAAAATTTGGAGAGTAAAAAATAA
- a CDS encoding META domain-containing protein produces the protein MKKNSGITILIFCIFVLQSCFSQQQMAYHSLQKKWMLVEMGNFSKEQLIKANAFIDLQQKDKKSFANMGCNSLIFSYKATSGKIKFPPVASTRKLCPQQMEIEQYFQNILPEVESYMIEGHFITLKTSKGEVIKAVAEDWD, from the coding sequence ATGAAAAAAAATAGCGGCATTACCATACTTATTTTCTGTATTTTCGTGCTTCAATCATGCTTTTCACAACAACAGATGGCTTACCATTCACTTCAAAAAAAATGGATGCTTGTAGAAATGGGAAATTTCTCTAAAGAGCAGCTCATAAAGGCAAATGCTTTTATAGACCTTCAACAAAAAGATAAAAAATCTTTTGCCAATATGGGATGTAATTCTCTTATTTTTAGTTATAAGGCAACTTCAGGAAAGATAAAATTTCCCCCAGTAGCGAGCACTCGCAAACTATGTCCACAGCAAATGGAGATAGAGCAGTATTTTCAGAACATACTTCCCGAAGTGGAAAGCTATATGATAGAAGGGCATTTCATTACTTTAAAAACTTCTAAAGGAGAGGTGATTAAAGCTGTGGCCGAAGATTGGGATTAA
- the trxA gene encoding thioredoxin — protein sequence MSAKFQELIQSERPVVIDFFATWCQPCKVQSSVLNTVKRNVEEAARIVKIDIDQYPDIAAGYGVRSVPTIMIFKQGELLFRQSGLMDVNTLTAEIQKWV from the coding sequence ATGTCAGCAAAGTTTCAAGAGCTTATTCAATCGGAAAGACCTGTAGTAATCGATTTTTTTGCTACTTGGTGTCAACCTTGTAAAGTGCAATCTTCAGTACTGAATACCGTAAAGAGAAATGTAGAAGAAGCAGCCCGAATTGTAAAGATAGATATTGACCAATATCCTGATATTGCAGCGGGTTACGGAGTAAGGAGTGTGCCCACCATCATGATTTTTAAACAAGGAGAGCTATTGTTTAGACAAAGTGGGCTGATGGATGTTAATACCCTAACGGCTGAAATTCAGAAATGGGTTTAA
- a CDS encoding ferric siderophore ABC transporter substrate-binding protein: MSSYRYHNTESKKDKIKSAVITLIIWTALLLFIFTYTVKQNLPKEKEIVTTMLVNFGDNRNGNGIEEPASQEGSLATKVEDAPMEEIIPETKSSESPEPTTALKKETPKKNIEKSISGNNPKISTPKVASKEKSSKENNQNANSTQKFTHKSSAQQANSKQGHGDGKGNATLGNFMKGRGTKAGSQGTGAGVGNAGDPLGGDGNGDSKIGVDRKLIAFIPGTMGRGGAQPTHSCKASGTISLSYTVNKKGNVIAVHRSGGVSDACIVSTSIGWIKTYVKAEPANFSSTGTYQITF, translated from the coding sequence ATGAGCTCGTACCGATACCATAATACCGAAAGTAAAAAAGACAAAATAAAAAGTGCAGTAATTACTTTAATTATCTGGACCGCACTCTTACTTTTTATTTTCACCTATACTGTAAAACAAAATCTCCCTAAAGAAAAAGAAATAGTTACCACCATGCTAGTTAACTTTGGAGATAATAGAAATGGTAATGGCATTGAAGAACCTGCTAGCCAGGAAGGAAGTCTTGCTACAAAAGTAGAAGATGCTCCTATGGAAGAAATAATCCCTGAAACAAAATCTTCTGAGTCTCCAGAACCAACGACAGCATTGAAAAAGGAAACTCCTAAAAAAAATATAGAAAAATCTATTTCTGGGAATAATCCTAAAATTTCCACTCCTAAAGTAGCTTCTAAAGAAAAATCTTCAAAAGAAAACAACCAAAACGCTAACAGCACTCAAAAATTTACCCATAAGTCTTCCGCTCAACAAGCCAACTCCAAACAAGGTCATGGAGATGGAAAAGGAAATGCCACTTTAGGAAACTTCATGAAAGGTAGAGGTACAAAAGCTGGCAGCCAAGGTACAGGAGCTGGCGTAGGAAACGCCGGAGACCCCTTGGGAGGTGATGGAAATGGAGATAGTAAAATAGGGGTAGACCGAAAACTTATCGCATTTATCCCCGGCACCATGGGACGTGGTGGCGCTCAACCAACGCATTCCTGTAAAGCTTCAGGAACCATATCTTTAAGTTATACTGTTAATAAAAAAGGAAACGTTATTGCTGTCCATCGATCGGGAGGCGTATCAGACGCATGTATTGTCTCTACCTCTATAGGATGGATTAAGACCTATGTAAAAGCAGAACCTGCTAACTTTTCCTCAACAGGAACTTACCAAATAACCTTTTAA
- a CDS encoding PolC-type DNA polymerase III gives MYAVVDIESNGAPFHKESIIEIAIFLYNGHEIIDQFISLVNPEDNISHFVQKLTGISPKMVRTAPKFHEIARRIIEITNDATIVGHNVDFDYRMLRQSFHRLGYDFRKETLDTIPLAKKLIPNEASYSLGKLSKSLGIPLTDRHRASGDARATVELLKILMAKDQEKEIIKKQKEAKVSNNFSRKISELTEFLPTEKGMIYFQNKKGEILFTDYSQNIYQTAVKIFNSKVKKWDKVKTETSQIQYEFTGTELIAKLILLQKSTRKMVSPPFGLYFREGKYEVLKTRNQGNAILYFKSFSQGEKVLNYIHEKEEFQDNPTALEQYLSLEHRDELWIGNGRTKAEKSFLLLEKGKLSAYGYYELFHQIESLDKINKLKIEIKKTNKVIFNELKLSLLSQNYEIKKLPTE, from the coding sequence TTGTACGCAGTAGTAGATATTGAGAGCAACGGAGCTCCTTTCCACAAAGAAAGCATTATAGAAATCGCTATATTCCTTTATAATGGACACGAAATTATAGATCAGTTTATATCTTTGGTAAATCCTGAAGATAACATTTCTCATTTTGTCCAAAAATTAACAGGAATAAGCCCTAAGATGGTGAGAACAGCTCCTAAGTTTCATGAAATTGCGAGAAGAATTATTGAGATTACTAACGATGCAACTATTGTTGGACATAATGTAGATTTCGATTACAGAATGTTACGACAATCCTTCCACCGCTTAGGATATGATTTTCGTAAAGAAACTTTGGATACTATCCCCCTGGCTAAAAAACTAATCCCTAATGAGGCAAGTTACTCACTAGGGAAATTGTCTAAATCTTTAGGAATCCCTCTTACCGATAGGCATAGAGCTTCAGGAGATGCAAGAGCTACCGTGGAATTGCTCAAAATCTTGATGGCAAAAGACCAAGAAAAAGAAATTATCAAGAAACAGAAAGAAGCAAAAGTTTCTAATAATTTCAGTAGGAAAATTTCGGAACTTACGGAGTTTTTACCTACCGAAAAGGGGATGATTTATTTTCAGAATAAAAAAGGAGAAATTCTTTTTACGGACTATTCTCAAAATATTTACCAAACCGCAGTAAAGATTTTTAATTCTAAAGTAAAGAAATGGGATAAAGTAAAAACAGAAACTTCCCAAATCCAATATGAATTTACAGGTACAGAATTAATCGCAAAATTGATTCTGTTACAGAAATCTACACGTAAAATGGTAAGTCCTCCTTTTGGATTATATTTTAGAGAAGGGAAGTATGAAGTTTTGAAAACACGAAACCAAGGAAATGCTATTTTGTACTTTAAATCCTTCTCACAAGGGGAAAAAGTACTCAATTACATTCACGAAAAAGAAGAATTTCAAGATAATCCCACCGCTTTAGAGCAATACTTATCTTTGGAACATAGAGATGAACTTTGGATAGGCAATGGTAGAACAAAAGCAGAAAAATCTTTTTTATTACTAGAAAAAGGAAAGCTTTCCGCTTATGGTTATTATGAGCTTTTTCATCAAATTGAATCCTTAGATAAAATAAATAAATTAAAAATTGAAATTAAAAAGACAAATAAGGTAATTTTCAACGAATTAAAATTATCTTTGCTGAGTCAAAATTATGAGATAAAAAAACTACCAACAGAATAA
- a CDS encoding glycosyltransferase — protein MKPQIIVCVFNNLATDQRVTKMCNTLFTHGFPILLVGSDWKGKPNMQRDYPFHRIHLVSKSLKTAYAEFQWKLYHFLQKNSVASTIILANDLDLLYACFLFSKKNKIPLVYDSHEIFTEMPDVQGRFSQKVWRFLEQRVIREIPYRITACKSYADWFARKYQIEAPMVLNNYPNRTIVQEDKMCEKEKKVIIYQGVVKKYRGIDLMIEAIRFLPQYILWVVGDGPMKDEYERLAKEMEVKNVVFYGNVHPLELKKLTLQADLGLSLEENAGLSYYYSLPNKVLDYIQALVPVLGNDYPETGRIIHHYKVGLTIEKRTPEHIAEKIKEILSKPKSYYLDNLKRASAELCWENQEKELISFFDKISQER, from the coding sequence ATGAAACCTCAGATTATTGTTTGTGTCTTTAATAATCTAGCGACAGATCAACGAGTAACTAAAATGTGTAATACTTTATTCACTCATGGATTTCCGATATTGCTAGTGGGCAGCGATTGGAAAGGTAAGCCAAATATGCAAAGAGATTATCCTTTTCATAGAATACATCTGGTTTCTAAGAGCTTGAAAACCGCTTATGCTGAATTTCAATGGAAGTTGTATCATTTTTTGCAGAAGAATAGCGTAGCCTCAACCATAATATTGGCAAATGACCTAGATTTGTTATATGCCTGTTTTTTATTTTCAAAAAAGAATAAGATTCCGCTGGTGTATGATAGTCATGAGATTTTTACAGAAATGCCAGATGTACAAGGAAGATTTTCTCAAAAAGTATGGAGGTTTTTAGAACAAAGAGTGATACGGGAAATCCCGTATAGGATCACAGCATGTAAGAGTTATGCTGATTGGTTTGCTAGAAAATATCAAATAGAAGCTCCTATGGTATTAAATAATTATCCCAACAGAACTATTGTGCAAGAAGACAAAATGTGTGAAAAGGAAAAAAAAGTAATTATTTATCAAGGGGTGGTGAAAAAGTATAGGGGAATAGATTTGATGATAGAAGCGATAAGGTTCCTTCCTCAATATATTCTTTGGGTTGTCGGCGATGGCCCAATGAAGGATGAATATGAAAGATTAGCAAAAGAAATGGAGGTGAAGAATGTGGTCTTTTATGGAAATGTGCACCCTCTGGAATTGAAAAAGTTAACCCTTCAAGCTGATTTGGGACTTAGTTTAGAGGAAAATGCAGGACTGAGTTACTACTATTCTTTACCGAATAAGGTTTTAGATTATATACAGGCATTAGTTCCGGTTTTGGGAAATGATTATCCAGAGACAGGGAGGATTATCCATCATTATAAAGTAGGACTTACAATAGAAAAACGAACTCCCGAACATATCGCAGAAAAAATAAAAGAAATATTATCAAAGCCGAAATCCTATTATCTTGATAATTTAAAAAGAGCAAGCGCTGAATTGTGTTGGGAAAATCAAGAAAAAGAGCTAATTTCCTTTTTTGATAAAATTTCACAAGAACGTTGA
- a CDS encoding biopolymer transporter ExbD, with product MNIHRRNKANPEFSLAAMVDVILLMLIFFMLTSTAANQSTIDVQLPKAEATEATPSADLTVSIKPDGSFFVNDIPTARQEVEKQLVSLLDRNQKKAFTIRADENTLHKDVVFIMEIAEKHKYNIAIATVKD from the coding sequence ATGAACATCCATAGAAGAAATAAAGCCAATCCAGAGTTTAGTTTAGCTGCTATGGTAGATGTTATCCTACTGATGCTTATTTTCTTTATGCTTACTTCTACCGCTGCTAACCAAAGTACTATCGATGTACAGCTACCTAAGGCAGAAGCTACAGAAGCTACCCCTTCTGCAGATCTTACGGTAAGCATAAAACCAGATGGCAGTTTTTTTGTAAATGACATCCCCACAGCAAGACAAGAGGTAGAAAAACAACTTGTTTCACTTTTGGATAGAAATCAGAAAAAAGCATTTACCATTCGTGCAGACGAAAACACCTTGCATAAAGATGTTGTTTTCATCATGGAAATTGCCGAGAAACACAAGTATAATATTGCTATTGCCACGGTAAAAGACTAA
- a CDS encoding glycosyltransferase family 9 protein, with protein MVVPVLREFLEQNKDVEIVMVSRTNFKTLFEELDRVKFHGVQLENYKGALGLWKLHQELYKHYHPDFVADLHGVIRSRFLNLYFKIRGIKIAKIDKGREEKKQLVNVWNIDKKQLKHSTERYADVFRQIGYSLHLSHRLKPNSAIEKQGIGFAPFAQHKGKVMPIEKSLALAKSLAKKYPVYLFGGGKQEVELLNQWEKEDDNLISCAGKLSLKEELEKIASLKLMISMDSANMHLASLMGTRVISIWGATHPYAGFLGYGQRISDAIAVDDLTCRPCSIFGQKECFRGDWACLEELQIQPVIKKVEELMLEL; from the coding sequence ATGGTGGTTCCTGTTCTTAGAGAGTTTTTAGAACAGAATAAAGACGTGGAAATTGTTATGGTTTCCAGAACTAATTTTAAAACTTTATTCGAGGAATTGGATAGGGTGAAATTTCATGGAGTACAATTAGAAAATTATAAGGGTGCTTTAGGACTTTGGAAACTTCATCAGGAGCTTTATAAACATTACCATCCTGATTTTGTTGCAGACCTACATGGGGTAATTAGATCGAGATTTTTGAATCTTTATTTTAAAATAAGAGGTATAAAAATTGCCAAAATTGATAAGGGAAGGGAAGAGAAAAAACAACTTGTCAATGTGTGGAATATCGATAAAAAACAGCTAAAACATAGTACTGAGAGGTATGCAGATGTATTTAGACAAATAGGATATTCTCTTCATTTAAGCCATCGCTTAAAACCTAATTCGGCAATAGAAAAACAGGGGATTGGTTTTGCTCCGTTTGCTCAACACAAAGGTAAAGTAATGCCTATAGAGAAGTCTTTAGCTTTAGCGAAATCTTTGGCGAAAAAATACCCCGTATATCTTTTTGGAGGAGGAAAACAGGAAGTAGAGTTGCTAAATCAATGGGAGAAAGAAGACGATAATTTAATTTCTTGTGCAGGTAAACTATCTTTAAAAGAAGAGTTAGAGAAAATAGCTTCTCTTAAGCTTATGATTTCAATGGATTCTGCCAATATGCATCTTGCATCTTTGATGGGAACAAGGGTAATTTCCATTTGGGGAGCAACACATCCATATGCAGGATTTTTGGGATATGGGCAGCGTATTTCAGATGCAATAGCGGTGGATGATTTGACCTGTAGGCCATGCTCTATCTTCGGGCAGAAGGAATGCTTTAGGGGAGATTGGGCTTGCTTGGAAGAATTGCAAATACAACCTGTTATCAAGAAAGTTGAAGAGCTAATGTTAGAACTTTAA
- a CDS encoding SufE family protein, with protein sequence MTIQEEQQSLIEDFEFLEDWEQKYEYIIDLGKELEGLPEDKKNDDNLIRGCQSKVWILPEYKEGKLYFEVDSDGILPKGIVAMLKQVYSGHTTQEILDSNFDFIEKIGLQEFLSPSRANGLMAMTKQIKFYAVAYQLQK encoded by the coding sequence ATGACAATACAAGAAGAACAACAGTCTTTAATTGAAGATTTCGAGTTTTTAGAAGACTGGGAACAAAAATATGAATATATTATAGATTTAGGTAAAGAGTTGGAAGGTCTTCCAGAGGATAAAAAGAATGACGATAACCTTATCCGAGGTTGTCAGTCTAAAGTTTGGATTCTACCAGAATACAAAGAAGGAAAACTTTATTTTGAAGTAGATTCTGATGGAATATTACCTAAAGGGATTGTCGCAATGTTGAAACAGGTCTATAGTGGCCATACAACGCAAGAGATTTTGGATTCTAATTTTGATTTTATTGAAAAAATAGGACTTCAAGAGTTTCTTTCTCCATCTCGTGCCAATGGGTTGATGGCAATGACTAAACAAATTAAATTTTACGCAGTCGCTTACCAATTACAAAAATAA
- a CDS encoding MotA/TolQ/ExbB proton channel family protein, translating to MFHTGLSMITLLTTTQEFSFWQIMFHGNIFANIVMVTVLLLGVFSVYLFFERIFYIKRMRASRGSDLLNNIEDFIKSGRIDAALDYCKRQNSPEARILEKGISRIGKPTPEISAAMESQAQTEVSNMEKNLNLLAAIPSIAPMLGLLGTVIGLIMAFFSLSNTEGFSPKVLSEGIYTALGQTAVGLAVAVPANFFYNLLLTKIDKFIIDIQNTSGAFLDIINEPL from the coding sequence ATGTTTCATACCGGATTGTCGATGATAACACTACTCACCACCACTCAAGAGTTTTCTTTTTGGCAAATTATGTTTCATGGAAACATTTTCGCCAATATTGTAATGGTCACCGTTTTGCTTTTAGGAGTGTTTTCGGTGTATTTATTTTTTGAAAGAATTTTTTATATTAAAAGGATGAGAGCTTCCCGAGGCAGTGATCTACTTAACAATATTGAAGATTTTATTAAAAGTGGGAGGATTGATGCAGCTTTAGATTACTGTAAGCGACAAAACTCACCAGAAGCTAGAATTTTAGAAAAAGGGATTTCTAGAATCGGAAAACCAACTCCTGAAATTAGTGCTGCCATGGAGAGCCAAGCTCAAACAGAAGTGTCCAATATGGAAAAAAACCTAAACCTATTGGCTGCCATCCCAAGTATTGCACCAATGTTAGGACTTTTAGGAACAGTTATCGGTCTTATCATGGCTTTCTTCAGTCTGTCTAACACCGAAGGCTTCTCCCCTAAAGTTCTTTCCGAAGGGATTTACACCGCTTTAGGGCAAACAGCAGTTGGTCTTGCAGTGGCAGTACCTGCCAATTTTTTCTATAACTTGCTATTAACCAAGATTGATAAATTCATTATTGATATCCAAAATACTTCTGGGGCATTTCTAGATATTATTAATGAACCTCTATAA
- a CDS encoding helicase HerA-like domain-containing protein codes for MADKSKFIEELNSKYLCSGEHVILGKGMLDGEVVPEVDVCLPLGTINRHGLIAGATGTGKTKTLQVFVEQLSKNGIPTLVMDIKGDLSGIAAVGNKNSKIEERYQKTGFPYNPMAFPAELMSISDEKGVRLRATVTEFGPVLLAKILGLNDTQSSIMSIVFKYCDDKALPLIDLEDLKKVLQYVTENPQGKEEIKSNYGSISPASLGAILRSIVALEQQGAGSFFGELSFEVEDLLQMRDGLGVINVLRVVDLQSKPQLFSTFMLSLLAEVYMKFPEVGDKGKPKLALFIDEAHLLFKEAPKVLQDQIETIVKLIRSKGVGIYFITQVPGDIPEGVLGQLGLKIQHALRGFTAKDKKEINKAVENYPTTEYYTTTELIQSLGIGEALVTALSEKGIPTPLVHTYLLSPESRMDILSDTEIDELVNHSALVKKYAISVNKDSAFEILNQRMQEVVDAPSTPKVVASTRTAKPEPSMFDQVLKSPLARSVSNTIVRTGMNALLGMLGLKKRR; via the coding sequence ATGGCTGATAAAAGTAAATTTATTGAAGAATTAAATTCTAAATACCTATGCTCTGGAGAGCATGTGATACTAGGTAAAGGCATGTTGGATGGCGAAGTAGTACCCGAAGTAGATGTGTGTTTGCCTTTAGGTACTATTAATAGACATGGTCTTATCGCAGGGGCCACCGGTACGGGAAAAACCAAGACGCTACAAGTTTTTGTAGAGCAGTTGTCTAAAAATGGTATCCCGACTTTGGTAATGGATATCAAAGGTGATTTGTCAGGTATAGCTGCAGTAGGAAATAAAAATTCTAAAATAGAAGAACGATATCAAAAGACAGGCTTTCCATACAACCCTATGGCTTTTCCTGCGGAGTTGATGAGTATATCCGATGAAAAAGGTGTTAGGCTTAGGGCAACGGTAACTGAGTTTGGTCCTGTTTTATTAGCTAAAATATTAGGGCTTAATGATACGCAGAGTAGTATTATGTCTATTGTTTTTAAATATTGCGATGATAAAGCTTTGCCACTTATTGACTTAGAAGACCTGAAAAAAGTATTGCAATATGTAACCGAAAATCCTCAAGGAAAGGAAGAGATAAAATCCAACTATGGAAGTATTTCTCCTGCATCTTTAGGAGCTATTTTGCGCTCTATCGTTGCATTAGAACAGCAAGGAGCAGGAAGCTTCTTTGGAGAGCTTTCCTTTGAGGTGGAAGATTTACTCCAAATGCGCGATGGATTAGGGGTAATAAATGTATTAAGAGTGGTAGATTTACAATCCAAACCTCAGTTGTTTTCTACCTTTATGCTCTCTTTATTAGCAGAAGTGTATATGAAGTTTCCAGAAGTAGGAGACAAGGGGAAACCTAAATTAGCACTCTTTATAGATGAGGCTCACTTGCTGTTTAAAGAAGCTCCTAAAGTATTACAAGATCAGATAGAGACTATTGTAAAGTTAATTCGCTCCAAAGGGGTGGGGATATATTTTATTACCCAAGTGCCAGGAGATATTCCTGAGGGAGTTTTGGGTCAATTAGGGTTAAAAATACAACACGCCCTAAGAGGTTTTACAGCAAAAGATAAAAAGGAAATTAATAAAGCAGTAGAAAATTACCCAACTACCGAATATTATACAACCACCGAGCTAATCCAGAGTTTGGGAATTGGCGAAGCTTTGGTAACGGCTCTTAGCGAGAAAGGGATTCCTACACCATTGGTACATACTTATCTTCTTTCTCCAGAATCTAGGATGGATATCTTATCTGATACTGAAATAGATGAGTTGGTTAACCATTCTGCTTTAGTAAAAAAATATGCTATATCAGTAAATAAAGATTCTGCTTTTGAGATCCTCAACCAAAGGATGCAAGAGGTGGTGGATGCCCCTTCAACACCTAAGGTTGTTGCTAGTACTCGTACAGCGAAGCCAGAACCTAGTATGTTTGATCAGGTTTTAAAAAGTCCTTTGGCAAGATCGGTAAGCAATACTATTGTTAGAACAGGAATGAATGCTCTTCTCGGAATGTTAGGCCTGAAGAAAAGAAGGTGA